The Corticium candelabrum chromosome 17, ooCorCand1.1, whole genome shotgun sequence genome has a segment encoding these proteins:
- the LOC134193081 gene encoding uncharacterized protein LOC134193081: MCAIFLKSCLRAAEALESVLKSSYGPNGLDSLIVLHSGDVLMTNDGSTILSCVDVQHPGGKTIIDAVTTFHGRHGNNSKAFVLMVTAALRNIVNRVDSVLETARIGRQMIASQKHVLESMILPVLVQSSKKTSLTDCRALHHVASDILKTQLNGKFSSSVRDFLSLLLLDFVNLLFRGEGSADSNVSEYVARVIDLFPCCCTTVDGLSVRQSRVVDGIVIGRSVVFGIDKHNWHGGYFILLKGDFTVSLPKSAHSTTLATQSVSAVTEWQQCYVAKTAAALHSQGVTLLIMTGICPTSCIQSLLWHKIAVVPMVSEEDIELYAEHLSLNICSLPGVFDLPHNALYKYESIEQLALGKEDCVNIKGVSMKHMVLCAPTRGLAKVYYIALHNALKCLRMWTQLLSNSEMAMAVQGGGFVELLIDGVLRSKILENINVAPEYVDLAAVLQAAVLSIPKALIDNTTVGSKRARTFLATCQRQTTGLNPVGITNVDRFSDVEDVEILEPLYSKYCLLQDVTNLLGHLCQIESVVPVKCVHATHNDDDK, encoded by the coding sequence ATGTGTGCCATTTTTTTGAAGTCTTGTCTCCGAGCTGCAGAGGCTCTAGAAAGCGTTTTGAAATCTAGCTATGGCCCAAACGGACTCGACAGTCTAATCGTATTGCATTCAGGAGACGTTCTGATGACGAACGACGGTTCAACTATTCTATCATGCGTCGACGTCCAGCATCCCGGAGGCAAAACGATAATCGATGCCGTAACGACGTTCCACGGCCGACATGGAAATAACAGTAAAGCTTTCGTGCTAATGGTTACTGCGGCTCTCAGAAACATCGTCAATCGTGTCGACAGTGTACTCGAGACAGCCAGAATTGGCAGGCAGATGATTGCCAGTCAAAAGCACGTATTGGAATCAATGATTTTGCCGGTATTAGTCCAGTCATCAAAGAAAACAAGTTTGACTGATTGTAGAGCATTGCATCACGTGGCATCAGATATTCTAAAAACGCAACTAAATGGAAAGTTTTCGTCATCAGTTAGAgatttcttgtctttgctGCTTTTGGATTTTGTCAATTTACTTTTTAGAGGCGAGGGCAGCGCTGACTCGAATGTCAGTGAGTATGTTGCTCGTGTCATTGACTTATTTCCATGCTGCTGCACAACAGTCGatggtttgtctgttcgaCAGTCTCGAGTGGTTGATGGGATCGTTATTGGCAGGTCAGTTGTCTTTGGCATCGACAAACACAATTGGCACGGTGGATATTTCATTTTACTAAAGGGAGACTTCACTGTCTCTCTACCCAAATCAGCACATAGCACTACCCTTGCAACTCAATCTGTTTCTGCAGTTACAGAATGGCAACAATGCTATGTAGCAAAAACAGCAGCTGCGTTACACTCTCAGGGTGTTACTCTTCTCATCATGACTGGTATCTGCCCAACGTCCTGTATCCAATCATTGTTGTGGCATAAAATTGCTGTTGTCCCTATGGTTTCAGAAGAAGACATAGAACTCTATGCAGAGCATCTTTCTTTGAATATCTGTTCGCTTCCCGGCGTGTTTGACCTTCCTCATAATGCACTTTACAAGTATGAGTCTATCGAGCAGCTTGCACTTGGAAAAGAAGACTGTGTTAACATCAAAGGGGTATCGATGAAGCACATGGTCTTGTGTGCTCCAACCAGAGGCTTAGCCAAAGTGTATTACATCGCTTTACATAATGCATTGAAATGTCTTCGTATGTGGACACAACTACTCTCTAACTCTGAAATGGCTATGGCAGTGCAAGGTGGCGGTTTCGTGGAGCTGTTAATAGATGGTGTTCTGAGGTCCAAAATTTTAGAGAACATCAATGTAGCACCAGAGTATGTTGACTTAGCTGCTGTGCTTCAAGCTGCAGTACTGAGTATACCCAAGGCACTGATTGACAATACCACAGTTGGTAGCAAACGTGCTCGTACTTTCTTAGCTACCTGTCAAAGACAGACAACGGGGTTAAATCCAGTGGGTATTACTAATGTCGACCGTTTCTCGGATGTCGAAGATGTTGAAATATTGGAACCATTATATAGCAAGTACTGTCTTTTGCAAGATGTAACAAACTTGCTAGGGCATCTATGCCAAATTGAATCTGTTGTGCCTGTGAAATGTGTCCATGCTACacacaatgatgatgataaatAA